TTTTCTTATGTTTTTTACCGATATAATGTTTGGTATAGTGTTTGCTGCAGTTGCGGGGATAATGGTATATATTTCGCTTGATGAGCTCTTGCCGGCCGCACGAGAATATGGAAAAGGACATCTTGCAATAGGTGGGTTGATTTGCGGCATGCTTATTATGGCGATAAGTCTCGTGTTGTTTCAATAGAATAAACAAAGGAGTGAAGCGCATATGAAGAAAAAAGATCTATTAAAGAAACAAATCAAACATATTGATATCACATCGTTTGACGCGACAAAAATCACTGATGCTATGGGACATATGTCTTTTACATCACGTGAAACTGCCCGCGCAACCGATCTCTTAAAAAAAATGGTTGGCGATAAGAAGGCGACAGTGTTTTTGGTCCTTGCGGGAAGCACCAGTGCCGGCGGATGCATGAAAGTGTATGCCGATATGGTGAAATACAACATGGTTGACGCGATCGTTGCCACCGGTGCATCGATTGTTGACATGGACTTTTTTGAAGCGCTTGGTTTTAAGCATTATAGCGCGCCTGAACAGATAGATGACAATTTGTTGCGTAAACTATACATTGATAGAATATATGATACCTATATCGATGAAGAACAGTTGCAGGTATGTGATCTTGTTACAAAAAAGATCGCAGATAATTTGGATCCGCGACCATATTCGTCACGTGAATTCATTAAAGAAATGGGTAAGTATTGCGTGAAACATGCCAAGAAAAAAGATTCGCTGGTTGAGACTGCGTACAAACATAATGTGCCGATCTTTTGCCCTGCGTTTACTGATTCGAGTGCTGGATTTGGTTTGGTTGCACATCAATGGGAAAACGCTGACAGGCATATGTCGATTGATTCAGTGAAAGATTTTCGTGAACTCACCATGATCAAGATGGAAGCAGGGGTGTCGGGTCTTTTTATGATAGGTGGTGGTGTGCCAAAGAATTTTGTGCAGGACACTGTTGTGTGTGCGGAAGTTCTCGGTAAAGAAGTGCCTATGCATAAGTATGCAGTACAGATCACGGTTGCGGACGTAAGAGATGGAGCGTGTTCGAGTTCGACTTTAAAAGAAGCCGCGTCATGGGGCAAAGTCGATACGGTATACGAACAAATGGTGTATGCCGAAGCATCGTCTGTTGTTCCTCTTATTGTGAGCAGTGCCTATCACAGTAATGTCTGGAAAAAGAGAAAGAGAAGAAACTGGTCTAAACTGTTTGATTAATAGTTGAACAATAAAAATAATAGAAAGACGTTATGTATGAACGAGACGAGTCGTGACGAAAAATATATGGCACTGGCAATAGAGATAGCACTTGCTGGAATAGAAAAAGGGCAGTCTCCGTTTGGGGCTTGTATTGTTAAAGGTGATACGGTTATTAGTTGTGAACATAATGTGGTCTGGGATCAAACCGATATTACCGCACATGCTGAGATCCACGCTATACAAGTAGCATGCAAAGAACTGAATTCTGTTACCCTAGATGGATGCACAATATATTCTACCTGTGAGCCTTGTCCTATGTGTTTTAGTGCGATACACTGGGCACGTATATCAAAAATTGTTTTTGGAGCAAGTATCGCTGATGCAAAAGAATTTGGTTTTAACGAGCTTGAAATCGAAAACACAGAAATGAAAAAAATTGGTAACTCGGGTGTAGAAATTGTGAGTGGTGTATTAAGAGAAAAAAACATTACAGTATTTCAAAAATGGCACTCTGAGGAAAATCGTAAAGTGTATTAAAGTGAAAGGAGTAACGGATGCAATTATCACGTTATGAAAAGTTTGTTTATACCGGATGTCCCTGGTTTTTTGGTTTTATTTTAACTGTAAGCGGTATTGTTGTTCAACAAATGAGAGATGATGTGTTGCCGGGCCTTATCATGACGTCAGCCGGGTTGTTATGCTTTTGTTTTTATTGCCTTATCAGCATGCTTATAAAAGTACATTCTAACGACGAATAATTTAAAAGAATACAGAGATAATACACAATGGATATGCCGGGAATAGGTATAGTCTTTGATATTGAAGCGCTTGGCGGTGGATACTACGGATATCAGGCGTGGCGAATATTCATGAAACATATCGATCAAAAAAAGATCACCAATACCATTATCAAAGAAGGCGATACAAACAATACCTTGCATGGGCGTGAAAATGATTTTTGTATTGCGATATATGGACCGCTCCTAGACTGTGATTATATTTATGAAGCATTTGCTGCGTTAACTGATCAGGGGCTTGCACCAACATATAAACGATTTATTGTCCAACCGCAACTATCTCAGGAACCGTTACCAATCAGAGGAACAATTGATCTAGACGGATATTTTATTGCCGATGAATGGTTGCGAATAGATCATGACCTCTGTAAAGAAGCAGGATGGAAATATAGACCAGAAAAAGCACCCCCGGATCTCCCAAAAAATTTACAGGACGAGCTCGATGTTATGAGCGCATAAAAAGCAATTGATAGATACGGCGAAATGATGTATAAGTACTGTAAAGATAAGGCTATATATGGATAATAAAAGAAATGTAACTGTCGGTCTTGTGCAGATGTCGTGCAAAGATAATACGGCATCTAATTTAGATAAAGCTAAGAAACTTATTGTAGCAGCAGCTGAAAAAGGCGCACAGATAATTTGTCTACAAGAACTGTTCCAATCGATATACTTTTGTCAGACAGAAGATATCGCAAACTTTGATTGTGCTATAGCGGTAGATGAAAAAAGTCCCATGGTGCAGGAATTGGGCGATATTGCATCACGATACAATGTAGTGATTGTTTCAAGTGTATTTGAAAAGAGGGCAGAAGGGGTTTATCACAACACAGCGTTTGTTGTTGATGCAGACGGAAAATATCTTGGTAAATATCGTAAAATGCATATTCCTGATGATCCGCATTATTATGAAAAATTTTATTTTGCTCCGGGTGATTTGGGCTACAAAGTATTTAAGACAAAGTATGCCGATATAGGTGTATTGATATGCTGGGATCAATGGTATCCGGAAGCTGCACGGTTAACAGCGCTTAATGGCGCTGAAATTATCTTTTACCCTACAGCAATAGGGTGGCTTCCATGTGATAAGAAAGAGTATGGATTTCAGCAGCATAATGCGTGGGAAACAATACAAAGGTCTCATGCGATCGCAAACGGATGCTATGTAGCCGCAACGAACAGAGTAGGTTTTGAAAAAAGTCCTGACGGTAAAGAAGGAATAGAGTTTTGGGGGCAGAGTTTTGTAGCGGGAACATCAGGCGAGATACTCGAAAAAGCGTCATGTGACAAAGAAGAAATTGTTACCGCGACACTTGATCTTACCAATGTTAAGACAACGCGTGTCATGTGGCCATTTTTACGTGACCGAAGAATAGATAGCTATAGCGATATAGTGAAGCGATTCATAGAAAAGAAAGGTAAGTAGGCCAGTGCATGAGCAATAATAGCAAACATCCCGTACAGCTTGGATATACAATGCCAGCAGAGTGGGAACCACATTATGGTACGTGGCTTTCATATCCGCATGCACCGGAAACATTTTTTGATAAACTTGATAGTGTGAGAAACACCTATTGTGAAATGATAAAGATCATTGCTGAAGGTGAGCAGGTACACGTTAACGTTAATGACGAAGAGATGAAAAAAGATCTTGAGAAAAGGCTTGCTGACAATAAGGTAACGAAAAATGTGCATATACATCTTTTTCCTACTGATGATGCATGGTGTCGTGATCACGGAGCAATATTTGTAAAGAATGTAGAACGAGGAGAACTTGCCGCAACAGTATGGAAATTTAATTCATGGGGCGAGAAATATCCATATAAAAAAGATGCAAAGATAGCGAAAAAGATGGCTGATACATTCAAACTGAAATCATTTGATAGTAAACTGGTTTTTGAAGGTGGATCAATAGATGTTAATGGAAACGGAGTTTTGCTTACAACTGAATCGTGCCTGCTTAATCCGAACAGAAACATGGATTTGAGCCGAGAAGATATTGAAAAAGTCCTGCAAAATTATTTCGGTGTGAAAAAAGTCTTATGGCTCGGTGAAGGTATTGAAGGTGATGATACGGACGGTCACATAGATGATATATCACGGTTTGTGAATGAGAACACCATTGTAACGGTCATAGAAAAAGATGAAAACGATATAAATTTCGAACCCCTCAAAGATAATCTCGAGAGATTAATCACCTACACTGATTGTGAGGGAAAACCATTTAGTATTGTTACCTTGCCAATGCCTGATTCCATTATTGCCGACGGAAAACAAATGCCGGCAAGCTACGCAAACTTTTATATCGCGAATGCCGCGGTAATAGTACCGATGTTTGATTGTAAACATGATAAAACAGTACTTGAAATATTAAGAAGATATTTTCCTGATAGAAAAGTTGTGGGGTTACCTGCATCAGATGTTGTTTTAGGTTTTGGAGCGTTTCACTGCTTAACACAGCAAATACCAAAATAGAGTGGTATCTATTATTGTTTGTTAGAAATGGTAGTGATCACTAACTATGAAAATGGAGGAGAGATGAAAATCAAGTTATCAATACTTATGCTTATCGCATTTGTTTTCTCAGTATGCAGTCAATGTTATGCGGATAAAAATGTCTATATTGAATATATCCTTGATGCATCGAACAGCATGAATGAAACACTCCCTGACGGGCAGAAAAAAATAGACGCGGCAAAAACGATAATGAGTAATCTTATCGATAATATTTATTCCGAGACAAAAGATACCAATGTCGGATTAAGAATATATGGTGCGAACTTTGACGGAAAGCAGGAGAAAAAAGCAGCATGTCTTGATTCTGTTCTGGTGGTGCCTATTAGTCCGATTGACGCAAATCTATTAAAACAAAAAATCGCTTCAACAAACGCGGCAGGATATACCCCGATAGCTCATTCACTTGAACTTGCGGCACAGGATTTTAAAAAAGGTAAGAGTGATAAAAATAGTATGGTTCTGGTCAGTGACGGTATTGAAACATGTGGCGGTGATCCTATCGCGGTCGCAAAGAAACTTATTGCTCAAGGTTTTAATGTAAAGATCTATACGATCGGATTTGTTGTCGATGAAAAAGCTAAGGCCCAGCTTAAAGGGATAGCCGCGGCTACAGGCGGTAAATATTTTGACGCAAAAGATGCTGATCAACTAAAAAAATCATTGGAAGAAATCAAGAATCGTTCTTTTGAGGGGTATGAAGCGTCAGGTAAAGATGTAACACCAACATTATGGATAGCAAACGCCCCTGAAATTGAAAAAGGTGATTATAAGGGCACTTTAGCAATGCAAGAAGCGAAGTTTTATAAAGCAAAAGTCTATAAGGATCAGACTATTAAAACATCTATGATCGTTAAGAAAACACCGTATGGCGCGTCGAACAATGTTATTCATCAGACATTTGCCGTGAAATTATTTGATAATGATCTTAATGAAGTCGCGTTTGAAAGCAAGGATGTTGAAGGTAATCCGGACGACGTTGTTACCTTTAAAGCGACCTGGAAAGCAGATAAGGACGGGTGGGTGTATATAGCGTGCGCGGCATCAAAGAACCATGATTGGAAAGGTGCACCGATAAAATTATATCCGGAAGATAGTGTACCGGCACCTTCTCAGTATACGTTGAAACTTAAAGTAAAGGGTAAAGCTCCTGAAAAACCAAACCCTGTAGCTTTTAAAAAGTATCCAGAAGCGGAAGATAAGGGCGGCGTGAACTTTGAGAGCGCATCAGAAATAAAGGTAAATGATTTTGTTATGGGGGACATATATCTTACAGAATCACGATATTATAAGATACCGGTTTCCGAAGGTATTGAAAAGCTTATGATAAGTGCAGTAGTAAAAAAACCATGGTACCAGGCAAATAATGATGTGATCAATATGACATATAGTCTCAAGATATTTGATGAAGATTGGGTTGAAATGAAAGCGGATGCAGCTATCATAGCATGGAACCCCTCAGAACCGTCTTCCATAGTATTGAGTGTTGACGTAGAAGATAACGACGAGATTTATTTCTCGCTTAACTCAAGTGATAATCATGGTTCTCGCGGTGCAAGCGATAAGGTAGGTGTATATCCAAAAGATTTCCAGGGTAAACCAGAAAATTATTCAGTGTTAGTTCAATAAAAAAAGCAAAGGAGGCAGTATGAAAACATTATTTGGTCTTTTAGTATTGGTTCTTGATATAGTTGCAATCGTAGATTGTATAAAAGGCTCTCTACCCAAAGGGAAGAAGATCCTTTGGATCATCTTAATCATACTTCTTCCTGTTGTTGGTATGATTCTTTACTTTTTGCTTGGAAAACAGAAATAATAAATAATATCGAAGAGTAAGAAAAAATATCGAAGATATGGAGAGGTCGCATAGTCTGGCTTAGTGCGCTGTGATCTGAAAGCTTTACTGAGAATAACACGGGGAAACTATCTTTTTTGGTAGCTATAATTAAGTATCCTGTCCCCTTAATTATTAAGTGACATTTATGAAGATAACAATATTAATCGACAACAATACATTAATAGATAGGTACCTTCTTGGAGAACCAGGGGTATCGTATTTAATTCAAGACGGAAATAGACAAGTATTATTTGATGTTGGTTACTCTAACGCCTTTATTATCAATGCTAAAAAGCTGAATTTAAATTTACTGCAAAGCGATTATCTTGTTCTTTCTCATGGACATTTAGATCATACGTGGGGGCTTGATCCACTTTTAAAAATGTATACTGAAGCAAAAATTGAATCAGTACCCTTTACGAATCCAACCTTAATAGCTCATCCAAATGTATTCGAAACAAAGACTGTAGATGGTTTAAATGAAATCGGCTGTACAATTTCTAAATGCAAGCTTGATCAACACTTTGAGATGAATTTAACAAAGGAACCTTTTTGGTTGTCGGATAAATTAGTTTTTCTTGGTGAAATAGAAAGATCAAACAATTTTGAAAACAAAGTACCTATTGGAAAAGTTCATTCCAAGGATGGAATAAAAGATGATTTTCTATTAGATGATACAGCATTGGCCTATAAGGGGAGTGAAGGATTGATAGTTATTACGGGTTGTTCTCATTCTGGGATTTGTAATATTGTAGAATATGCCAAAAAGGTTTGTGATGAGAATAGTGTTGTTGACGTTATTGGTGGATTTCATTTAATGCAGCCTTCTCAAGAACAATTGAAATGTACCGTCGATTATTTTCAAAAGTTAAAATCGAAAGAGCTGCATCCTTGTCATTGTGTAGACTTAAATTCAAAAATCGCTTTGTCAAAGGTGGCAAATTTAAAAGAAGTTGGCGTTGGGCTGTCTATTGAATATAGTTAATATGTTATCAAGGGCACAAATATTTATTATTGGAGAGGTCGCATAGCCTGGCTTAGTGCGCACGCTTGGAAAGCGTGTGATCAGAAATGATCCGGGGGTTCGAATCCCCCCCTCTCCGCCACTGAGACTGTAAAAGTCACAAGCGAAGCAATGTGAATTGAATGAGTGCTTAAAAAATAACAAAGGAGGTTTATTATGTCAGTAGAAAATGCCAGAGCATATATTCAAAAATTTAAGTCAGACCGAGAGTTCTGCAATCAGTTGAATGAAGCAAAAACAAAAGAAGAACGCTTGAAAATTGCTAAAGAAGCAGGATTAGAGTTTACAGAGGAGGAATACAAAACTGTTACCTCCGAACTCCCCAATTGGACTATTGACAAATGGTTGGAAGCAAGACGAGCTTATGATAAGTTTGAGACAAGTTGGCTGGCTCGCGAATTTAGTCCTTGGTGGGTTAAGTAAGGGCTCTGAAATACAATAAAAAATAGAGACTGTCCCTATTTAATTCCGGAAATCGTACAGCGATTTTTAGATTGGAAGTAGTCTTTTCACCGACCCGATATGTCGGGGTGGGTGGGGGTGATAACCGTGTTCCACCGCGTAGGAGTCACTTTGTGCCACCTACGTGGAGTAACACTACAACGCCCGCGGTGTATAAAATAAAACCGTTTTATTGCACAGGAAAGGTTAAACAATGTTTAATATGAAAAAAACAGTAATACCTTTTCTTTTTCTTCTCCTCTTTCTCTCAACAACTGCGCATGCAGAGAGGGTGCTTACATTAGATACAGCGCTCATGACAGCATATAAAGATAATCCCCGCATGATTGAAGCAAGAGAATCTATTCTTTCCTCAAAAGGCGATAAGATATCAACCATGGCTCTTTCTGATCCTGAAATAAGTTTTGATATCGGCGGTCTCAAAAAGGAACATGGCCAGCGCATCGTAAACCTTGATAAATTTGATGTGTCACAAGATTTTGATCCTATAGGTGTTTACTGGCTTAAAAACATGGTAGCATCAAACGATATTCTGATCGAAGAAGAAGGGTTAAAATCAGTATGGAGTGCAATATATGTTGAAGTGAGAGAAGCATACACTAAATTGATACTTGATAAAAAAAGAGAAGAATTAGCTCTGGAAAATCTCATTATTCTGAGACAGTTTTTTAGTAAGGTGCAACTTCGCTATAAGTCAGGCTCAGCACTTAAAAATGATGTTCAAAGAGCAAAAATCGAAACGCTTACAGCTGAAACAGAATATCTCTTTGTCGAAAAAGCAATTAAAACAGATAAAGCAAAATTAAATGTACTCATGGGAAGATCACTTACAGAGCCTATTCTTATAGAAGAAGAACTTGAAGCTGATAAGCTAACGCTTAACCTGAAAGAATTGCAAGAAATGGCTTTTTCAAGAAACCCGTACCTTAAAAAGGAACAACTCATTTTAGATTCGAAAGATAAAAAAGTAGCAATGGAACACCTGAACCGTTTTCCGGCACCTTTTGTTGGTTTTGAAAGAATGATGGCTGATTATGATAATGACTATACAATTATTTTAGGTATGACCGTGCCTTTATGGGATCTGAATCAGGGAGAAGTGAAGAAAGCTGAAGCGCAGAAGAAAATCCAGCAGGCACGAAAAAATGGTCTTAAAAAAATAATTGCATATAATGTGTATGAAGCGTTTCTTGACGCTGAATTGTCTCAAAGGCAATTGGAGATACTTACAAAATCAATTGAAGAAGCCAATGAGCTCCTTCGACTGGCAAATCTAAAATATGGTGAAGGAGAAATAGATTTTATCAATTATCTTGATCAGGTACGAACAGCAACACAAACCAGAACAAGATACTATCAAGGTCTTTTCGACTTTAATAATGCTATAACCAAGTTAGAAAAGATAGTGTATAGATCGGTTAGAGAGGAGAACTATTTAAAATGAAGATACTAAAAATATTCGTAATTATTATATTTTCATTCGCTATTGGTGGCGCTGTAACGTATCAATATCTATCTCAAGAAAAGGGCGGGCATGAGCTTCATGATGAACATGGTCATGAGGATGAGCACGGTGAACATAAAGGTATATCAGATGAACAATCACTTGATGAGAAGGTTCAGAAACTGATCGGGGTTAAAATAGGTAAAGCAGTGCGCAGGAAGATACGAAATGAAGTATCTGTGATAGGTCATATTGCTCAGGATACTGAATTTATATACAACATAGTACCGGAAGGTTCAGGAGAAATAATAACATGCAACGCTGAAATTGGTTCTTTTGTTAATAAAGGAGATGTTGTGTGTACTATCAAGAAAAAAGGGCCTGATGGAAAGATGATGGAAGTGAAGGCGCCTGTATCTGGAGTAGTTGTTGGTGATTTTTCCAGTCCCGGAGATAAAGTAGATAAGATTTCTTCTGTACATGCAATTGCCGATCTATCAAAGCTATGGGCAATATTGAATGTATATGAAAAGGATATTGCTCAAATAAAATTAGGGCAGAAAGTTATTGCTCAATCAATAGCGTATCCGGAGAAAACTTTTGATGGAGAGATACTTTTTATCTCTCCGAGAGTAGATGAAAATACACGAACAATAAAAGTTCGTGCACTGGTAAAAAATCCTGAGTATCTCTTGAAATTAGGTATGTTCATTACCGCCGATATCATAATTGAATCAGACGATACATATCTCACCGTACCAAAATCAGCAGTATTTTCTTTTGCGAATAAGAAAATAGTTTTTGTTAAAACAGCACAGAATAAGTTTGAGACAAGAGATATAGAGATAATCGATGAAACGAAAAATGAAGTAGCAATAGGTAAAGGGATAAGCGAAAACGAAGCTGTTGTTGTTGATGGCGGTTTTCTCCTTAAATCAGAGGCATTGCGATCGCAGCTCGGATCGGGATGCGCAGAATAATAAAGGATCATATTTAGGTGGATAGATTTATTCAATTTGTATTAAAACAGCGCTTATTAGTAATTATGTGCTTAGTAGGGTTATTGGTCTGGGGAGTGTATTCCTGGTACAAAATACCGATAGATGCTTTTCCTGATGTAACGAATGTTCAGGTTATGGTACTTACCAATGCTGAAGGTCTGGCACCGGCAGAAGTCGAGAGGCTAATCACATACCCGATAGAAATAGAGATGAACGGATTACCGAATGTGAAGCTGATACGATCTCTCTCTAAATATGGATTAAGCCAGGTTGTCATCGTCTTTGAAGATAGTGTAGATATATATTTTGCTCGCCAACTTATTTTTGAGAGATTATCTAACGCAAAGAAAAACTTACCTGTAGGATATGAACCCGAACTGGGACCGGTGAGCACAGGGCTGGGAGAAATATTACAATACACATTAAAAACCGATGATGCGTCAGTAGATCTAACGGAACTACGCACCATTCAGGACTGGGTAATAAAACCACAGCTTCGTTCTGTTCCGGGAGTAACTGAGATTAATTCTTTTGGAGGGTTTGTTAAACAGTATCAGGTTGTCGTTGATCCCAAAAGATTACTCAAATATCAGATAAGTGTTAACGAGGTATATGAATCACTCCAAAATAATAATGCGAGTGCTCCCGCAAACTTTATTGTAAAAGGTGGAGAGCAAATCGTTACCAGAAGTGAAGGCCTCATCAACTCTGATAATGTCGAAGAAAACATTACAAGTATTGGCAATATTGTTATCACCACAAGAGAACATGTTCCTATATATCTCAAAGACATAGCTGATATACAGATCGGGCATGAGGTCCGACAGGGTGTAGTTACCCGTGACGCAAAAGGTGAAACGGTATGCGGTATGGTAATCATGCTCAAAGATTCTAATGCGCGATCAGTTGTTGATAGGGTCAAATCAAAAATATATGAAATTCAAAAAAGACTTCCTAAGGGGGTAACACTTGATGTGTTTTATGATCGTATGGAACTCATTGAGTCTTGTGTAGGCACGATATCAAAAGCGCTTTTACAGGGAGGATTTTTAGTTATCCTTGTGTTGTTTCTTTTTATTGGTAATTTGCGCTTAAGCGCAATAGTGTGTTTGTCGATACCTTTGACTGCTCTTATTTGTTTTATCCTT
This portion of the Candidatus Ancaeobacter aquaticus genome encodes:
- a CDS encoding efflux RND transporter periplasmic adaptor subunit, with the translated sequence MKILKIFVIIIFSFAIGGAVTYQYLSQEKGGHELHDEHGHEDEHGEHKGISDEQSLDEKVQKLIGVKIGKAVRRKIRNEVSVIGHIAQDTEFIYNIVPEGSGEIITCNAEIGSFVNKGDVVCTIKKKGPDGKMMEVKAPVSGVVVGDFSSPGDKVDKISSVHAIADLSKLWAILNVYEKDIAQIKLGQKVIAQSIAYPEKTFDGEILFISPRVDENTRTIKVRALVKNPEYLLKLGMFITADIIIESDDTYLTVPKSAVFSFANKKIVFVKTAQNKFETRDIEIIDETKNEVAIGKGISENEAVVVDGGFLLKSEALRSQLGSGCAE
- a CDS encoding VWA domain-containing protein, which codes for MKIKLSILMLIAFVFSVCSQCYADKNVYIEYILDASNSMNETLPDGQKKIDAAKTIMSNLIDNIYSETKDTNVGLRIYGANFDGKQEKKAACLDSVLVVPISPIDANLLKQKIASTNAAGYTPIAHSLELAAQDFKKGKSDKNSMVLVSDGIETCGGDPIAVAKKLIAQGFNVKIYTIGFVVDEKAKAQLKGIAAATGGKYFDAKDADQLKKSLEEIKNRSFEGYEASGKDVTPTLWIANAPEIEKGDYKGTLAMQEAKFYKAKVYKDQTIKTSMIVKKTPYGASNNVIHQTFAVKLFDNDLNEVAFESKDVEGNPDDVVTFKATWKADKDGWVYIACAASKNHDWKGAPIKLYPEDSVPAPSQYTLKLKVKGKAPEKPNPVAFKKYPEAEDKGGVNFESASEIKVNDFVMGDIYLTESRYYKIPVSEGIEKLMISAVVKKPWYQANNDVINMTYSLKIFDEDWVEMKADAAIIAWNPSEPSSIVLSVDVEDNDEIYFSLNSSDNHGSRGASDKVGVYPKDFQGKPENYSVLVQ
- a CDS encoding agmatine deiminase family protein, producing MSNNSKHPVQLGYTMPAEWEPHYGTWLSYPHAPETFFDKLDSVRNTYCEMIKIIAEGEQVHVNVNDEEMKKDLEKRLADNKVTKNVHIHLFPTDDAWCRDHGAIFVKNVERGELAATVWKFNSWGEKYPYKKDAKIAKKMADTFKLKSFDSKLVFEGGSIDVNGNGVLLTTESCLLNPNRNMDLSREDIEKVLQNYFGVKKVLWLGEGIEGDDTDGHIDDISRFVNENTIVTVIEKDENDINFEPLKDNLERLITYTDCEGKPFSIVTLPMPDSIIADGKQMPASYANFYIANAAVIVPMFDCKHDKTVLEILRRYFPDRKVVGLPASDVVLGFGAFHCLTQQIPK
- a CDS encoding nucleoside deaminase — protein: MNETSRDEKYMALAIEIALAGIEKGQSPFGACIVKGDTVISCEHNVVWDQTDITAHAEIHAIQVACKELNSVTLDGCTIYSTCEPCPMCFSAIHWARISKIVFGASIADAKEFGFNELEIENTEMKKIGNSGVEIVSGVLREKNITVFQKWHSEENRKVY
- a CDS encoding carbon-nitrogen hydrolase — translated: MDNKRNVTVGLVQMSCKDNTASNLDKAKKLIVAAAEKGAQIICLQELFQSIYFCQTEDIANFDCAIAVDEKSPMVQELGDIASRYNVVIVSSVFEKRAEGVYHNTAFVVDADGKYLGKYRKMHIPDDPHYYEKFYFAPGDLGYKVFKTKYADIGVLICWDQWYPEAARLTALNGAEIIFYPTAIGWLPCDKKEYGFQQHNAWETIQRSHAIANGCYVAATNRVGFEKSPDGKEGIEFWGQSFVAGTSGEILEKASCDKEEIVTATLDLTNVKTTRVMWPFLRDRRIDSYSDIVKRFIEKKGK
- a CDS encoding deoxyhypusine synthase, yielding MKKKDLLKKQIKHIDITSFDATKITDAMGHMSFTSRETARATDLLKKMVGDKKATVFLVLAGSTSAGGCMKVYADMVKYNMVDAIVATGASIVDMDFFEALGFKHYSAPEQIDDNLLRKLYIDRIYDTYIDEEQLQVCDLVTKKIADNLDPRPYSSREFIKEMGKYCVKHAKKKDSLVETAYKHNVPIFCPAFTDSSAGFGLVAHQWENADRHMSIDSVKDFRELTMIKMEAGVSGLFMIGGGVPKNFVQDTVVCAEVLGKEVPMHKYAVQITVADVRDGACSSSTLKEAASWGKVDTVYEQMVYAEASSVVPLIVSSAYHSNVWKKRKRRNWSKLFD
- a CDS encoding Nif11-like leader peptide family natural product precursor translates to MSVENARAYIQKFKSDREFCNQLNEAKTKEERLKIAKEAGLEFTEEEYKTVTSELPNWTIDKWLEARRAYDKFETSWLAREFSPWWVK
- a CDS encoding PLDc N-terminal domain-containing protein; the encoded protein is MKTLFGLLVLVLDIVAIVDCIKGSLPKGKKILWIILIILLPVVGMILYFLLGKQK
- a CDS encoding TolC family protein: MKKTVIPFLFLLLFLSTTAHAERVLTLDTALMTAYKDNPRMIEARESILSSKGDKISTMALSDPEISFDIGGLKKEHGQRIVNLDKFDVSQDFDPIGVYWLKNMVASNDILIEEEGLKSVWSAIYVEVREAYTKLILDKKREELALENLIILRQFFSKVQLRYKSGSALKNDVQRAKIETLTAETEYLFVEKAIKTDKAKLNVLMGRSLTEPILIEEELEADKLTLNLKELQEMAFSRNPYLKKEQLILDSKDKKVAMEHLNRFPAPFVGFERMMADYDNDYTIILGMTVPLWDLNQGEVKKAEAQKKIQQARKNGLKKIIAYNVYEAFLDAELSQRQLEILTKSIEEANELLRLANLKYGEGEIDFINYLDQVRTATQTRTRYYQGLFDFNNAITKLEKIVYRSVREENYLK
- a CDS encoding MBL fold metallo-hydrolase, which gives rise to MKITILIDNNTLIDRYLLGEPGVSYLIQDGNRQVLFDVGYSNAFIINAKKLNLNLLQSDYLVLSHGHLDHTWGLDPLLKMYTEAKIESVPFTNPTLIAHPNVFETKTVDGLNEIGCTISKCKLDQHFEMNLTKEPFWLSDKLVFLGEIERSNNFENKVPIGKVHSKDGIKDDFLLDDTALAYKGSEGLIVITGCSHSGICNIVEYAKKVCDENSVVDVIGGFHLMQPSQEQLKCTVDYFQKLKSKELHPCHCVDLNSKIALSKVANLKEVGVGLSIEYS